The following coding sequences are from one Lolium rigidum isolate FL_2022 chromosome 6, APGP_CSIRO_Lrig_0.1, whole genome shotgun sequence window:
- the LOC124659221 gene encoding uncharacterized protein LOC124659221, which produces MTRRVSRYGPRQPPCPLHQLTIPQCILPLPCLAVVCLQLFFASLFFGVKSYAQRVELECSKPKQTKGNERNDQTDRGKKGVPEGLAVLFCLEAMLQKLQLPSPKYECCPVYLSMSGRKFKSYEMTKILHAKKLSHTFSSVSTFGGASTY; this is translated from the exons ATGACGAGGAGGGTTTCTAGATATGGCCCTCGGCAACCTCCATGCCCCCTTCACCAGCTCACTATTCCTCAATGTATTCTTCCCCTCCCATG CCTGGCTGTGGTTTGTCTCCAACTATTCTTCGCCAGCCTCTTCTTCGGTGTAAAATCATATGCCCAACGTGTGGAGCTCGAATGTTCCAAGCCCAAACAAACAAAAGGGAATGAGAGAAATGATCAGACCGATAGAGGAAAGAAAGGTGTCCCAGAAGGCTTGGCAG TGTTGTTTTGTTTGGAAGCTATGTTGCAGAAGCTGCAACTTCCAAGCCCCAAGTACGAATGTTGTCCTGTCTATCTCTCAATGTCTGGCAGAAAGTTCAAGAGCTATGAAATGACCAAGATTCTGCATGCGAAAAAGCTATCACATACGTTCAGCAG CGTGTCAACTTTTGGTGGTGCAAGTACCTATTAG